A genomic segment from Bacillus methanolicus MGA3 encodes:
- a CDS encoding sensor histidine kinase, which translates to MRKISFKLGLLFFVFVLGIETVLFASLYVTLVNSRINEEFEQLLARGNSHRRVLEKNYDPSTLAHVTMMESEAETDVVITNDKGRILFFSDHILPFAKRIIKNVKKNIPYDGMIVQKNWQKESHISTVSPIRIDGKIKGYVYMFQNTDSIQNMIYKLKHHFIMVGILSVFLTIITIAFLSRVITIPLIRMKQATEKLSKGDFSVRLQVKGEDELAELGKAIQTLARDLEFLKKERNEFLASISHELRTPLTYVKGYADIARRPNIEEEERNRYLSIIYEEAEHMQKLVKDLFELAKMDQHSFQIHKEPTNLCSFLKKLHDKMYPAFQAKKMSLVCSCDENIIVHIDQKRFDQVMMNLLDNALKYSVQDTTVSIDVRVEKGYIVIIISDEGTGIPEDDLPHIFERLYRVDKSRSRTTGGTGLGLAIVKEIIEAHGGSIYAESIYGKGTKMIITLQEG; encoded by the coding sequence GTGAGAAAGATTTCTTTTAAATTAGGACTATTATTTTTTGTATTCGTATTAGGAATAGAAACGGTTTTATTTGCGTCATTATATGTTACTCTGGTTAATTCTAGAATTAATGAGGAATTTGAGCAGCTGTTAGCAAGAGGGAATAGTCACCGCCGTGTGTTAGAAAAAAATTATGACCCTTCTACTTTAGCACATGTCACAATGATGGAATCTGAAGCAGAGACGGACGTCGTTATAACAAATGACAAGGGGAGGATATTGTTTTTTTCAGATCATATTTTGCCATTTGCTAAAAGAATAATAAAAAACGTAAAGAAAAACATTCCCTATGATGGAATGATTGTGCAAAAAAATTGGCAAAAAGAGTCGCATATTTCGACAGTAAGCCCGATTCGGATTGACGGCAAGATAAAAGGGTATGTCTATATGTTTCAAAATACGGATTCCATTCAAAACATGATTTATAAGTTAAAGCATCATTTCATTATGGTTGGAATTCTTTCTGTATTTTTAACCATTATTACGATTGCTTTTTTATCAAGAGTCATTACCATTCCTCTCATTCGCATGAAACAGGCAACTGAAAAATTGAGTAAAGGTGATTTTTCTGTTCGTTTGCAAGTAAAAGGGGAGGACGAATTGGCGGAATTAGGGAAAGCCATTCAAACATTGGCGAGGGATTTAGAATTCTTAAAAAAAGAAAGAAACGAATTTCTCGCAAGTATTTCTCATGAACTTCGTACCCCTCTCACTTATGTAAAAGGATATGCTGATATAGCTAGGAGACCAAACATTGAGGAAGAAGAGAGAAATCGATATTTGTCCATAATCTATGAAGAGGCAGAGCATATGCAAAAGTTAGTAAAGGATCTTTTCGAATTAGCGAAGATGGATCAACATTCATTTCAAATTCATAAAGAACCTACAAACTTATGTTCTTTCTTAAAAAAATTGCATGACAAAATGTATCCTGCTTTTCAGGCTAAAAAAATGTCTCTTGTATGTTCCTGTGATGAAAACATTATCGTCCATATAGATCAAAAACGATTTGATCAAGTGATGATGAATCTGTTAGACAACGCTTTAAAGTATTCTGTTCAAGATACTACCGTCTCTATTGATGTAAGGGTGGAGAAAGGGTATATTGTGATTATTATTTCAGACGAAGGAACAGGAATACCTGAAGATGATTTACCGCATATATTTGAACGCTTATACCGAGTCGATAAATCAAGATCAAGAACCACCGGTGGGACAGGATTAGGCTTAGCGATAGTAAAAGAAATTATTGAAGCCCACGGAGGTTCTATTTATGCGGAAAGTATCTACGGAAAAGGAACTAAAATGATTATTACTTTACAGGAGGGATGA
- a CDS encoding TVP38/TMEM64 family protein, whose translation MKEQIITLLNAYENVAYLISIVINIMISIFGLVPSIFLTAANLTVFGFWTGTLLSFAGEAIGAIISFILYRKGFKKLSESKLFSHPKVRRLLEAKGLEAFFLVLSLRLLPFVPSGVVTFVAAIGKTSLLIFIIASSIGKIPALLLEAYSVYQLMNWTWQGKVILTFLSVFFFLFTWKKINRQNVQTNKT comes from the coding sequence ATGAAAGAGCAAATTATTACACTGCTCAATGCATATGAAAATGTTGCTTACCTCATAAGTATCGTTATAAATATTATGATCAGTATTTTTGGACTTGTACCAAGCATTTTTCTAACGGCTGCCAATTTGACTGTGTTCGGATTTTGGACAGGCACCTTATTATCTTTTGCAGGGGAAGCAATCGGAGCAATTATTTCCTTTATTTTATATCGTAAAGGATTCAAGAAGCTTTCTGAATCCAAGTTATTTTCTCACCCGAAAGTCAGACGATTGCTTGAAGCAAAAGGTTTAGAAGCCTTTTTTCTTGTTCTATCTTTGCGGCTTCTTCCTTTTGTTCCATCGGGGGTTGTAACCTTTGTTGCAGCGATCGGAAAAACCTCCTTACTTATCTTTATTATTGCTAGCTCAATAGGGAAGATACCTGCATTACTTTTAGAAGCCTATTCGGTTTATCAATTGATGAATTGGACATGGCAAGGGAAAGTAATATTAACATTTTTATCCGTTTTTTTCTTCCTTTTTACTTGGAAGAAAATCAATCGACAAAATGTTCAAACCAACAAAACATAG
- a CDS encoding peroxiredoxin family protein — MILSFALASILSNQQETGKIESKAVTSTSLDSGKIGTNKVEVAPDFELLSITGNKVKLSDLRGKSVILNFWATWCPPCKAEIPEMQKFYENNKNNNVEILAVNLTYTESNPDAVKDFVRNKGLTFKIALNEHGKVGNLYGAITIPTSYIIDKNGIIRDKYVGAMSYGTMDRFISNIQ; from the coding sequence ATGATTTTAAGCTTTGCCTTAGCTTCCATTCTTAGCAATCAACAGGAAACAGGGAAAATAGAATCTAAAGCAGTAACGTCTACTTCATTAGATTCGGGAAAAATCGGGACTAATAAAGTGGAAGTTGCCCCAGACTTTGAATTACTTTCAATTACAGGAAATAAAGTGAAGTTGTCTGATTTACGTGGCAAGTCGGTTATATTGAATTTTTGGGCTACTTGGTGTCCTCCTTGCAAAGCTGAAATTCCAGAAATGCAAAAGTTCTATGAAAACAATAAAAATAACAATGTAGAGATTTTGGCAGTCAACTTAACGTATACCGAAAGCAATCCTGATGCGGTGAAAGATTTTGTGAGGAATAAAGGATTGACATTTAAAATCGCGCTTAATGAGCATGGAAAAGTTGGAAATCTATACGGTGCAATAACAATCCCCACTTCGTATATCATCGATAAAAACGGGATTATTAGAGATAAGTATGTAGGTGCTATGTCTTATGGAACCATGGATCGCTTTATCTCAAATATTCAATAA
- a CDS encoding cytochrome c biogenesis protein CcdA — MSDINVFLAFGAGLLSFISPCCLPLYPAFLSYITGVSVDEVKKENVMIQKRAMLHTLFFLLGFSVIFIAIGFGTSVIGKIFVGYQDLIRQISALFIIFFGLVILGVFSPSFMMKDKRFVFRNKPSGYFGSILIGIGFAAGWTPCTGPILVSVIALAATKPSAALLYMFVYVLGFAVPFFIMSFFIGKLNWIKRYNSVIVKVGGFLMIVMGILLFFDWMTKIIIFFTGLFGGFTGF; from the coding sequence ATGAGCGATATCAATGTATTTCTAGCATTCGGTGCGGGATTACTGTCTTTTATATCCCCTTGTTGTTTACCACTATATCCAGCTTTTTTATCTTACATTACAGGGGTATCAGTTGATGAAGTAAAGAAAGAGAATGTGATGATTCAAAAACGTGCAATGCTTCATACACTCTTTTTCTTACTTGGTTTTTCTGTTATCTTCATTGCTATTGGTTTCGGTACTTCTGTAATAGGAAAAATATTTGTTGGTTATCAAGATTTAATTAGACAAATTAGCGCCCTGTTCATTATCTTTTTCGGTCTAGTCATTTTAGGTGTATTTTCGCCTTCCTTTATGATGAAGGATAAACGGTTCGTCTTTCGCAACAAGCCCTCCGGTTATTTTGGCTCTATTTTAATTGGAATAGGTTTTGCTGCAGGATGGACTCCCTGTACAGGGCCCATTCTTGTATCAGTTATAGCGTTGGCAGCTACCAAACCAAGCGCAGCCCTTTTATACATGTTCGTCTATGTATTAGGTTTTGCCGTACCTTTTTTCATTATGTCATTTTTTATCGGCAAGCTAAATTGGATCAAGAGATATAACTCTGTCATCGTAAAAGTCGGGGGATTTCTTATGATTGTCATGGGGATTCTGCTGTTTTTTGATTGGATGACAAAAATCATTATCTTTTTTACAGGTTTGTTTGGTGGGTTCACAGGTTTTTAG
- the copZ gene encoding copper chaperone CopZ, translating into MAITLHVQGMTCGHCKMAVTNALKELDGVKNVEVHLQEGTVDVDYDKTKVNVENLKEAIEEQGYDVK; encoded by the coding sequence ATGGCAATTACATTACATGTACAAGGAATGACTTGTGGACACTGCAAAATGGCAGTGACGAACGCTCTTAAAGAACTAGACGGGGTAAAAAATGTAGAAGTACATTTGCAAGAAGGTACTGTGGATGTAGATTATGATAAAACAAAGGTAAATGTAGAAAACCTCAAAGAAGCGATTGAAGAGCAAGGTTACGATGTGAAGTAA
- a CDS encoding sulfite exporter TauE/SafE family protein: MYSFLSQISNFLSQPFLNIAHNTTTIPILSAFVLGIVGAMAPCQITGNLGAITLYSNQSLQKGIAWKELLLFIFGKIIAFSGLGLIVWLMGKEIQSTLTLYFPWLRKLIGPILILVGLYLLGLFKMYWNVTLFKIPERFLKKGKTGSFLMGFGFSLAFCPTMFVLFFVTLMPLVYSTSYGVLLPSIFAIGTSVPVIFFILILWYLGFSGSLMKKGKQAGRFVQKAAGMMMVLLGILDTITYWF, translated from the coding sequence ATGTATTCATTCTTGAGTCAAATAAGTAACTTTCTAAGTCAACCGTTTCTAAATATTGCACATAATACAACAACTATCCCTATTTTGTCAGCCTTTGTTCTTGGTATAGTAGGAGCGATGGCCCCGTGTCAAATAACCGGTAACTTAGGAGCTATCACGTTATACAGTAATCAGTCCTTACAAAAAGGGATTGCGTGGAAAGAATTGCTCCTATTCATTTTTGGTAAAATCATTGCGTTTTCAGGTTTAGGTTTAATTGTCTGGCTTATGGGGAAAGAGATTCAAAGTACACTAACATTATATTTTCCGTGGTTAAGAAAGCTAATAGGTCCCATTCTTATTCTTGTAGGCCTATACTTGTTAGGGCTTTTTAAAATGTATTGGAACGTAACCTTGTTCAAAATCCCTGAGAGATTTTTAAAGAAAGGAAAGACAGGCTCATTTTTAATGGGTTTCGGCTTTTCATTAGCTTTTTGTCCAACGATGTTTGTACTGTTTTTTGTTACTCTCATGCCTCTCGTATATTCAACTTCTTATGGGGTGCTATTACCGAGTATCTTTGCCATCGGAACCTCTGTACCTGTTATTTTCTTCATCCTTATCCTTTGGTACTTAGGATTTAGCGGTAGTCTAATGAAAAAAGGAAAACAAGCAGGAAGGTTCGTTCAGAAAGCAGCTGGAATGATGATGGTTTTACTTGGCATATTAGACACCATTACTTATTGGTTCTAA
- a CDS encoding F510_1955 family glycosylhydrolase: protein MKKMTKALMITSAILLLSACSSSNEKKQSFITSKEQAKSNVSVTNNQFFKEKKEGKIDHLHGIGYAGNQNAIYFATHEGFLVYQNNKWYETTSNKHDYMGFSATDDGFYSSGHPEEGSSLGNPLGLVKSFDNGQTLMNLGFYKESDFHYMTVGYKSHTIYVVNQEENKTLGQGLFYSKDDGKTWSQSQLNGLPKTAAGTIAAHPTDENIVGISTPEGIFVSKDNGNTFEQFTRKLNTTTFVFQEKSILFAAVENNKPKLIKQSLDSKQEEVLSVPALDEKDHIMYMASNPTNEKEIVIATMNGDIFMTKNNGESWTRLAAKGKI from the coding sequence ATGAAAAAAATGACGAAAGCTCTTATGATTACATCAGCTATTCTTCTTCTAAGCGCTTGTTCATCATCCAATGAAAAAAAACAATCTTTTATTACGAGCAAGGAACAAGCAAAATCGAACGTATCTGTTACAAATAATCAATTCTTTAAAGAAAAGAAAGAAGGAAAGATCGATCATTTACATGGAATCGGTTATGCAGGCAACCAAAATGCGATTTACTTTGCTACACATGAAGGTTTTCTCGTTTACCAAAATAATAAGTGGTATGAAACGACTTCCAATAAACATGATTATATGGGCTTTTCTGCAACAGACGATGGATTTTATTCATCGGGGCATCCAGAAGAAGGTTCATCTTTGGGAAATCCTCTTGGACTTGTGAAAAGTTTTGATAATGGACAAACGTTGATGAATCTAGGATTTTATAAAGAATCTGATTTTCATTATATGACAGTTGGCTATAAAAGCCATACGATTTATGTCGTGAACCAAGAAGAAAACAAAACGCTAGGACAAGGGTTATTTTACAGTAAAGACGACGGCAAAACGTGGTCGCAAAGCCAATTAAACGGTCTACCGAAAACTGCAGCAGGAACGATTGCTGCCCACCCAACGGACGAAAATATAGTCGGAATTAGTACGCCTGAAGGAATTTTCGTTTCAAAAGATAATGGAAATACTTTTGAGCAGTTTACTCGAAAGCTAAATACGACGACTTTTGTCTTCCAAGAAAAATCAATCTTATTTGCTGCTGTAGAAAACAATAAGCCAAAACTTATAAAACAATCATTAGATTCAAAACAGGAGGAAGTTCTTTCTGTCCCTGCGCTGGATGAAAAAGACCATATCATGTATATGGCCTCTAATCCGACAAATGAGAAGGAAATTGTTATAGCCACCATGAATGGGGATATTTTCATGACAAAAAATAATGGTGAAAGCTGGACAAGACTAGCAGCGAAAGGGAAAATATAA
- a CDS encoding response regulator transcription factor translates to MYKILLVDDEKRMLDLLDLYLSPKGYHCVKCESGLAAIQYLENNKVDLILLDIMMPEPDGWEICKRIREFSDVPIIMVTARDQTLDKVKGLNIGADDYITKPFDEVELLARIEAVLRRSVGKHSKIEFQGLVWEEDEHKVHYQKEPIFLTPKEFAILGLFLKHPNRVFSREQIIVSLWGYSANTEERTIDSHVKNIREKLRQVGFPIDQFLQTVWGVGYKWEA, encoded by the coding sequence ATGTACAAGATATTACTGGTTGACGATGAAAAACGAATGTTAGATTTACTTGATCTTTATCTCTCCCCGAAAGGATATCATTGTGTTAAGTGTGAGTCCGGTTTAGCAGCGATACAGTACTTAGAAAATAACAAAGTGGATTTAATCTTGCTGGATATTATGATGCCGGAACCAGATGGTTGGGAAATTTGTAAACGAATTAGAGAATTTTCCGATGTCCCTATTATCATGGTGACCGCACGAGATCAAACGTTAGATAAAGTCAAAGGGCTTAATATTGGGGCGGATGATTACATTACAAAACCGTTTGACGAAGTCGAGCTCCTTGCCCGCATAGAGGCGGTGCTGCGCCGTTCTGTGGGAAAGCACTCAAAAATAGAATTTCAAGGATTAGTGTGGGAGGAAGACGAACATAAAGTCCACTATCAAAAAGAACCGATTTTTCTAACGCCGAAAGAATTTGCTATATTAGGGCTGTTTTTGAAACATCCAAACAGAGTGTTTAGTAGAGAACAAATCATCGTGTCACTATGGGGCTATAGCGCAAATACAGAAGAGCGTACCATAGATTCTCATGTAAAAAATATTAGAGAAAAGCTTAGACAAGTTGGTTTTCCGATCGATCAATTTCTGCAAACCGTTTGGGGGGTGGGATATAAATGGGAGGCATAA